AAACACCTCGTAGGCTCCATTAATAAAACCAGACCTCGCATAGGTGTCTATTAAACCAGTTGTAACATACATACATCCATCATAACCATTCCTAATCGCGTAACAGTGTATCTCTTTTCCACTTTTCAGATTCGAAAAATACGAAATGGTGGGAAGAACACTTGATAGAGTTACAGAATCTGGTTTACAACCCATGGCCTGCATTTCATGAAGGAACTCACGCATACTATCATGGTGACTATTCTGGACAAGACCCGAAATCAAAGAATTCCAAGTACTCAAACCTGGGTTTTTCATTTCACGAAATAATTCCAATGCTTCGTCTACAAAACCATGATTCATGTATCCAGATATCATCGAGCCATAAGTAATCCCGTCTTTCTCTGTCATCTCATTAAACAACTTTCTAGCATACTCCAAACTACCACATTTCGCATACAATCCAATAATTGAATTACTAACCGCAGTATCCACTTCAATTCTGTTGTCCAATACCAACTGATGTACTTTCCTACCCAAATCAAGATCTTTCAACTGAGTACAAGCCTGcaaaacactcactactgtaacCCCGTCAAATCTCAAACCCAAGCATTCCATTTCCTTAAACAGAATCAAACAATCCTCATAAAAACCACATTGAGAATACCCAGAAATTATCGAATTCCATGACACAATGTCCCTTTCTTGCatttgatcaaacaattttctagCTAAACTCAATTCCCCCAACCGTGCATAACAAGTAATCAGACCATTAACAACAAATAAATCAGACTCATACCCATGTCTGCAAACAAAACCATGAACCTCTTTAACCAGTCTTCTGTCATGAAACATAGGTGAAGATAGCGCTTTCAAAACCGAAGAAATCGTAAAACTGTTAGGCCTAAGATTCACATCTGTCAAAGaaactaaagaagaaaagagtTCAAGTGTCTGGGTATTTCTACCATGATGTGAATAAGCAATAAGCATAGCATTCCAAGAGAAAACATTTTTGTTAGGAATATTATCAAACACGTGACGTGCTTCAAATAAAAAACCTGATGTAGCGTAAAAAGTTAACAGCTTTGAACCAAGAAAATCATCTGGAATGACTGAATGAAGTATAATTCGAGCATGAACCTGTTTTCCCTGTCGAACTAGATGATTATTTGTGCAATGTTGAATGAAGTGACCATTAGCTCCATTTGAAGAGAGAAAGAGTTGTTTGATGGTGTTGGATCTAGTTCTTGTCAGTAACGTCATTCATTTGTTTGTAATGAACTGTAGCTGTAAGAAGTTACAGAGGACGACAggaggaaaaataatggagggaaTTTGAGGCAACGGGGGAGACTATAAAAAATGCATGATAATAACTTTTCCACAGCTACGCCTGAGGTTCGATTCCAGAACCCAGCAGGCTCTCGCAACTTTGGAGTCTGGACTAATGGGTGTGTGAGGTGCGAGGTGCGCATGGCGGCATGGGGCCGATAGGGCTAAGGGCGGTCCTGCCCAAAATTGCCAACTGCTCTACATAAGGTGCATTTCTTTTCGAAGCATGTGAAGGCCTTGGAGAAATTTTCGTCACAATTGTGGATTTTGAGTTACTAAATAGAATTGAATTTATAAAACACATGtccgttatttcttttccttcaaTTTTTGAAGCTGTAGTACCTTTGACATCGGTAAAAGCTTCTGGTTGAAAAGAATTTGTaattttgacaaattttacctctttgataatatttgaagcatatattcctttataacccaatcctcgtgcatcacgatgatttctacttgcttctaacattgaggttaaattattTGAGTTGTCATTGAATTTTTTtcaggtccaaattttcttcttccaacatcttgattttatcaggagaaacagctagatcagcctcaaggtatTTTTCTCCGGAAAGATATGCACGTTCGTTCTCTTCAAGACTCTTTTATTGAGAGTTGATCCTTGCATCATATTTAGCAAGTTTATTATCCAACAaatggaccttttcaaggtcaaCATCACGAGCTTTCTATAATAATTCAACTTGAGGAATACTAGCACTTACTTTGTCCTCAAGACTCTGTACTTGTTGAGAAAAATTCTCCCTCTATTCTTCGAGATCTTGCCCATTTCACACTCAGTAGTCTTTGATTTTAAATCATCTGCGATAATTTTTTCCATATCAATAGacaaaattaagttacttttggAAGAAAGCAATATCACTTAAGCTTGTTACATCTTGGAGGTTAACATATTCCCAAAACTTTCTTCATCCCTTGAAGAATCTATAATTAAGTCATTGGACATGCCTACATGACTTAGTTTTATCTCATCATTAGATCCTTTGGACTCGTTCAAGATATCATAAGAACATTTTGAATTTGATCCAGCTGAGGAAGAAACATTACCACTGTTTGAAATCTCCGTTTTAGAGAATGGATTAACACCTTCTTGTGATATGTTAATCGAGTCTTTCATTAATTTCGCTTTTGCTTAATCTTACTTTGACTcgtttcttataggttggatctcaccaaacacaaattgttagattcTTTAGTTTTTTCCTGCGCTAATACTAATTGAAATGACGAGGTTACCAAGTACACCAAAATCTTTTCGACATAAACCTATAAGTAAAATacttagtgtgatcgtctatggacaaagtcgagacagtaCAATAACAAGAAAGTCagttgataatagttacggtacaaTACTAAtatactataggatcaatatcaagtgctttGGATTAACGTACAGTGTAATtcactttattataactaaacaattataatactaaagtaaagtaaatcacaaagaaatattatgttaacgaggaaacctcaaatgcagaaaaataccgggacctagtccagttctcGTAATTAATTAAGTCATTATATCAGAGATATTGATGTTGAGTGTGACAAAAGATTTTCTATTTAAAATAGATTAAATCCCTTTGTCGAGTTTTAGATCTTCCAAAATCTG
This portion of the Papaver somniferum cultivar HN1 chromosome 11, ASM357369v1, whole genome shotgun sequence genome encodes:
- the LOC113321965 gene encoding pentatricopeptide repeat-containing protein At2g37310-like, producing the protein MTLLTRTRSNTIKQLFLSSNGANGHFIQHCTNNHLVRQGKQVHARIILHSVIPDDFLGSKLLTFYATSGFLFEARHVFDNIPNKNVFSWNAMLIAYSHHGRNTQTLELFSSLVSLTDVNLRPNSFTISSVLKALSSPMFHDRRLVKEVHGFVCRHGYESDLFVVNGLITCYARLGELSLARKLFDQMQERDIVSWNSIISGYSQCGFYEDCLILFKEMECLGLRFDGVTVVSVLQACTQLKDLDLGRKVHQLVLDNRIEVDTAVSNSIIGLYAKCGSLEYARKLFNEMTEKDGITYGSMISGYMNHGFVDEALELFREMKNPGLSTWNSLISGLVQNSHHDSMREFLHEMQAMGCKPDSVTLSSVLPTISYFSNLKSGKEIHCYAIRNGYDGCMYVTTGLIDTYARSGFINGAYEVFKKSSLRNVIVWTAMISAYAAHGDAVAAISLFADMLGIGIKPDRVTFTAVLTGCAHSGIVSEARKIFDSMLPYYGVVPEIEHYACMVAVLSRAGMIYEAADFISRMPIEPSAKVWGALLNGISVSGDVNLGRFICEKLFEIEPQNTWNYVVLANLYVRAGMWDDAVMVRGRMKKMGLKKLPGCSWIETDNGLQTFVARDVSSERIADIYDVLGGLIELMREEGYVSITELDEEML